A window from Deltaproteobacteria bacterium encodes these proteins:
- a CDS encoding CoA transferase, whose translation MHGLRGVRVVDFTTGIAGPYCTKLFADAGAEVVLVEPRGAASERTPLFRFLHASKRAVTGAPGGAHVADLVASADLVVEDFAASAPLDRAALLARHPSLVLCSISPYGLTGPYASRPATEFTIQAECGSIAVRGRPGLEPYQAGGRVTYWFGGVMAAVAAAGAVHRARTTGHGEHVDVSLQEAMALATTTYADLSSWLMGRAKPPFAGHSIETPSIEPTADGFVGFNTNTAQQFSDILLMIERPDLRESHEFDTVVQRLTRLAEWEAIVHAFTRRHTTAEIIEQAALLRIPVSPVCSGETVLEHLALSIETDAQWRALLGALAAPAWATGFHDASLAERRAAHAKLDEALRAHFAARELGASVAQLLAAGVPAAEVQDARFLSEHPQIASRGFCERVPHPVVGDLPIMTVPFRYASVSRWLQRAEPTLGQHNHELLGELGYGDAQVAELEAERVIGTRPIGV comes from the coding sequence ATGCACGGTCTGCGCGGGGTTCGCGTCGTCGACTTCACCACGGGCATCGCAGGCCCGTACTGCACGAAGCTCTTCGCCGACGCCGGCGCCGAGGTCGTGCTGGTGGAGCCGCGCGGCGCGGCGAGCGAGCGCACGCCGCTGTTTCGCTTCCTCCACGCGAGCAAGCGCGCCGTCACCGGCGCGCCGGGCGGCGCGCACGTCGCCGATCTCGTCGCGAGCGCCGATCTCGTCGTCGAAGACTTCGCCGCGAGCGCGCCGCTCGATCGCGCCGCGCTGCTCGCGCGCCACCCGAGCCTCGTGCTCTGCTCGATCTCGCCGTACGGCCTGACAGGTCCGTACGCCTCGCGGCCCGCGACCGAGTTCACGATTCAGGCCGAGTGCGGATCGATCGCGGTGCGCGGGCGGCCGGGGCTGGAGCCGTATCAGGCGGGCGGGCGCGTCACGTACTGGTTCGGCGGCGTGATGGCGGCGGTCGCTGCGGCGGGCGCGGTGCATCGCGCCCGCACGACGGGACACGGCGAGCACGTCGATGTCTCGCTGCAGGAAGCGATGGCGCTCGCGACGACCACGTACGCCGATCTCTCGTCGTGGCTGATGGGGCGCGCGAAGCCGCCGTTCGCGGGGCATAGCATCGAGACGCCATCGATCGAGCCGACGGCGGACGGCTTCGTCGGCTTCAACACGAACACGGCGCAGCAGTTCAGCGACATCCTGCTCATGATCGAGCGGCCCGACCTGCGCGAGTCGCACGAGTTCGACACGGTCGTGCAGCGCCTCACGCGCCTCGCCGAGTGGGAAGCGATCGTGCACGCCTTCACGCGGCGGCACACGACGGCGGAGATCATCGAGCAGGCCGCGTTGTTACGGATTCCCGTCTCGCCCGTGTGCAGCGGCGAGACCGTGCTCGAGCATCTCGCGCTCTCGATCGAGACCGACGCGCAGTGGCGCGCGTTGTTGGGCGCGCTCGCTGCGCCCGCGTGGGCGACCGGCTTCCATGACGCCTCGCTCGCCGAGCGACGCGCGGCGCACGCCAAGCTCGACGAGGCCCTGCGTGCGCACTTCGCGGCGCGCGAGCTGGGCGCGAGCGTCGCGCAGCTCCTCGCGGCGGGTGTGCCCGCGGCGGAGGTGCAGGACGCGCGCTTCCTCAGCGAGCACCCGCAGATCGCGTCGCGCGGCTTCTGTGAGCGCGTACCGCATCCCGTCGTGGGCGACCTGCCGATCATGACTGTGCCGTTCCGCTACGCATCTGTTTCGCGCTGGCTTCAGCGCGCGGAGCCGACGCTCGGGCAGCACAACCACGAGTTGTTGGGGGAGCTCGGCTACGGCGACGCGCAGGTGGCGGAGCTCGAAGCGGAACGAGTGATCGGCACGCGGCCGATCGGGGTTTGA
- a CDS encoding amidohydrolase, which produces MLFDRYRVIDIDTHITEPAGVWTDRVSKKWGDRVPHIKNVGGVDLWFIGDQTVGMPGAYSAAGHTGTFPDMRKSYQDIPAAMYDAKARLAWLDEEKLWANVIYPNVGGFGAGGFLRLGDRALMLECVQAYNDFLLEWCSADPRRLVPVMATPFWDVAESVREIQRCAGKGYKAVIFCNDPKDHGQPVLRDKHWDPIWATAQEAGLSISFHIGGGSLAEQFNDPANIGQKANFARVSTMATLDNARCISDLILSGIPHRFPRLPLVSVESGVGWVPYLLESLDWQWQNNGVRGEHPEYDLLPSDYFRRQIYTSFWFEEAGLEKAIELYPDNIMFETDYPHPTCQAPGPASAGTHPRIYAEKALAGVPESSLAKVLQTTAQKLYGLH; this is translated from the coding sequence ATGCTCTTTGACCGTTATCGCGTCATCGACATCGACACGCACATCACCGAGCCGGCCGGCGTGTGGACCGATCGCGTCTCCAAGAAGTGGGGCGATCGCGTGCCGCACATCAAGAACGTCGGCGGCGTCGATCTCTGGTTCATCGGCGATCAGACCGTGGGCATGCCGGGCGCGTACTCGGCGGCGGGCCACACCGGGACGTTTCCGGACATGCGCAAGAGTTATCAGGACATTCCGGCCGCGATGTACGACGCGAAGGCCCGCCTCGCGTGGCTCGACGAAGAGAAGCTCTGGGCGAACGTGATCTATCCCAACGTCGGCGGCTTCGGCGCGGGCGGCTTCCTGCGGCTCGGCGACCGCGCGCTCATGCTCGAGTGCGTGCAGGCCTACAACGACTTCTTGCTCGAGTGGTGCAGCGCGGACCCGCGCCGCCTCGTGCCGGTGATGGCGACGCCGTTCTGGGACGTCGCCGAGTCGGTGCGCGAGATCCAGCGCTGCGCCGGCAAGGGCTACAAGGCCGTGATCTTCTGCAACGACCCGAAGGACCACGGCCAGCCCGTCCTGCGCGACAAGCACTGGGATCCGATCTGGGCGACTGCGCAAGAAGCCGGTCTCTCGATCAGCTTCCACATCGGCGGCGGCAGCCTCGCCGAGCAGTTCAACGACCCGGCGAACATCGGCCAGAAGGCGAACTTCGCTCGCGTCTCGACGATGGCGACGCTCGACAACGCGAGGTGCATCTCGGACCTCATTCTCTCCGGCATTCCGCACCGCTTCCCGCGCCTTCCGCTCGTGTCGGTCGAGAGCGGCGTCGGCTGGGTGCCGTACCTGCTCGAGTCGCTCGACTGGCAGTGGCAGAACAACGGCGTCCGCGGCGAGCACCCCGAGTACGACCTGCTGCCGAGCGATTACTTCCGCCGCCAGATCTACACGAGCTTCTGGTTCGAAGAGGCGGGCCTCGAGAAGGCGATCGAGCTGTACCCCGACAACATCATGTTCGAGACGGACTACCCGCATCCGACCTGTCAGGCGCCCGGCCCGGCGAGCGCGGGCACGCATCCGCGCATCTATGCCGAGAAGGCGCTCGCGGGAGTGCCGGAGAGCTCGCTCGCGAAGGTGCTGCAGACGACGGCGCAGAAGTTGTACGGGCTTCACTAG